Within Anolis sagrei isolate rAnoSag1 chromosome 3, rAnoSag1.mat, whole genome shotgun sequence, the genomic segment taccagcactttgaattgtaaaactacacctcccattgtgccatagccttgagccatggctgtgAAAGTGGCGGAATCAAACTACATTGGCAGATTGCAAGGCCAAGGCTAtggtcccttccagacaggccctatgtcccaggaactgatcccaggttttctgctttaaactggattctatgagtccacactgccagataatctgggataaacagaaaacatggcatcagatccttggatattgGGCTTGCCTGGAAGGGCCTTTAGTCTTCATTATCAATAATAGCacttttgacactactttaacagcAAGAGGCTCAATAGATTTCCCTAGGCTGGTttaagtgaggtcaaactgctcTAATTCTCTAATTCTAATTCTTGCTGTGCCCCTTTAAGGGCAGAAGTTCAGGGCCGCCATATTGAGATCAGTAGTGCGCAGGCGTGGGGAAACCCGACGCCACTTCcttcgcgccccccccccccccctcgcgtGTCCTTTGCAATCCGGGGCGGCCGCGAGACAACAACGCCATCGGGGACTGACAGTATGGGCCTCGCGGCGAATGGGTCCGTGCGGGGTAAGAGTGCGCATGCGCGCGTGCCCATTGTCTCTGCAAGCCTGGCCTTGTGTCCTGCACGCCTTTGCCAGATTGGGGCCAACTTGGGACCTGTTGCCCTCCGAAGGGGAGGAGGCCCTTCCTCTTGTCTGCATGCCCACGTTACATTCCCGAAAGGTGGGCGAGGCCCTTACCGTTTGAAGGAGCAGCCTAGCTTTTGCATTAGAGAGAACACCGTTTTGTTGACTCCCTTCAGGGCCTTGCTGTGTATGACCTTCAGGGTTTTTCCTTTCTCACGGTCTTATGCACCCAGCCACCTTCCAGTCACGTGCCTGCGATGGAaaacctttcttcttttttgcctCCTAACTTCGACAgcatccacacagctgtataaaatctacactgaactggattatatggcagtgtggactcaaatgatccagttcaaagcagatattgtggatgatctgccttgatattctgtgttacatggctgtttggaagggcccaaaggtataaaatctgtataaaatccagatgatctgccttgaattgaataatatggcagtgtagactcagataatccaaagcagataatgtgggttatgtccccgcatgaggagctggagctgatagagggagcttatccgcctctccccggattcgaacctgcgacctgtcgatcctcagtcctgccagcacagggctttaacccactgcgccaccgggggctccagtgctttgaatgcaacccagtgattccaaccatgaaagcctctgacacaTCATTCAATTAATAGCTATTAAAAACACATGTCTTTCCAAAATGCAATGGCTAGTTTTACTCAGTCGCATCTTACAACATGAAAATGGCAAagcctgtattttatttatttatttatttatttgcggcatttatattcctctcttttcactccgaaggggactcagagcggcttacaagatatatacatacaatatattatattactagcatagcacaatatcagtattatatattactgtattgtactatgcCCTTGTACTGTaatgtattattagtaatattacatataatataaaatatataagtataatatattattatattgtcttacattgtaatattataaatattatatgtatatacaatatatattatattatattatatattattagcccCTAGGACAGGGATCCTCAAAATTTTTAAATAGAAGGCTAGGTCAGAATCCCttaaattgttggagggccagattattattttttaaaatatgattattatttgaaacacaacaagatgagtccacagcagacactctgctggctgttgtattggatcacatgtcgggacacttcccaagtgtctaggactgtgtgatgtattggcgaataatgcacgcagatcccagtaaggtggccttctgcaggtggcagatggtaattttgtcagcgccgattgtgtttaagtgcaggccaaggtctttaggcactgcacccaatgtgccgatcaccactgcatAGTGCAGATATTATTGTATCTGCAGCATGGGccagccagattataatttttaaaaaaatgaattcctatgcatgctgcacatatcttatttgtagtgcaaaaaacactttaaaacaatacaataattaaaacgaagtaccattttaacaaatataaactagtaattcaatgggaagtgtgggcctgctttcggctgatgacataggattgttgttgtgtgcttttaagtcgtttcagacttaagttgataCTGAGTGAGGgcggggtaaatgaccttggagggccgtatttggccaccgggccttagtttgaggacccctgccctaggagGTCATTTTTGCATTGCAGAAGACGTattcataaagaaaagaaaacatgcatTAAAAATAGTTTTACAACTGGCTATTTTGCACACCTTTGAATGGGACAAATTGCTACTCTCAGGCAGCATGTTGTGCAGCAGCTACAGCAGTGCTCCCAGGCAGCCTTCTATGTTTGCATGTATCAGGTGGAGCTTTGACACATTTGTCACACCTGTTTGTTTTGGAAGAGAGCCCTGGGGCAGGGCTGGACTTTTCCATGGTCGGTGCTTTCCCTTAACCACTGGCTCGACTTTCTGCTCCATGTATGCTTCTGTGTTGAGAACAAAAGGTGcgtctacactatggaatgaatgtagtttggcactactttaactgcagtggctcaatgcACTGGAATCGTGGGTTGTAGTTATACAAGACCTTTAGTCTTCCCTGTTAGGGGAGTGCTGGTGCgtcaccaaagtacaactcctaggattccatagcattgctaaggtggtgtcaagctgcactatttctacagtgtggatgcatccaaaGGCACTCCTGATTGCTGCACTCATATAACTCATTTaccttatatttttaaaaatggctgcATTGaaagattatcattattattaccatatattCTAGACAACCTTTTAGGCATGTAAAGTCTTataaaaagttgggggtcatctagtacgctgggtataaaattaaaataataataaaattaaaaactacgGCTCCCAGAAGGCCTCGGGGAGCCCATCCCAGGCACACTGCAGCACTTGGGGttgtctctctctccttctcctcctcaccgGTAGAGCCTCTTGGTGTGGAGGACCTTGGCCACGGGCTCCCCTCctccgccttctcctcctccgctgCCTTGGCTCCTGGCGGCCTCCCGGGCGTGTTCCCCATCTTccttcctggctgccttccttgctCAGGTCCAGACCTCTCCCTTCTTGGCGCCTTTGGTGAACCTCTAACACCCCCCTCgtgacaccaggttgagaaacactgacctaatgggtttccatggctgactgaGGATcagaaccctgatctccagagttgtggtttcaatccattgctctgtcctagggtacatctacattgtataattaatgcagtttgacatgccTTTACCTACCattgctaaatgctatggaatcctgggatttgtagtttggtggggcatcagcactctttggcagagaaggctaaaacacttaattccatagcattgagccaacgGCAGTGAAAATAactgcagtgtaggtgcacccctaGTAAACATTCATGTATGGTTGGATTTTTCTGTTGCTTTTTCTGGATCAACTCCAGAATTAAATCCAGCAGCGTATTGGGTATGACaatgcctacctgcgtgactgcatttctgtgtacgaacccacacgatctcttcgatcatctggagaggccctgctcatgctcccacctccttcgcaggcgcgattggtggggacaaggaagaaggccttctcggtggtggcccccccccccaactctggaacccacttcccagggacattagacatttcccaacgttggcagtttttagaaggagtctgaaaacgtggttgttccagtgtgccttcccagaataaggagaactctcagcaatatgtcctcacaatgtactttaatactgacttagaatggactgtgctccctcatttctctccgaaaaatcctatcctagttattTTTTatcttgttcacgtcagcatattttcaattttaatctattacattttaatagatttaaaattgtttatgcactattgattgttttttgtttatgtgatttatatgatttgtattttattgattgtttattgatgttgtgtttattgatgttttatttgatgtattttgggcttggcctcatgtaagccgcaccgagtcccagaaatccctgctagtttaccagctgttaggatttctgggagttgagagcCAAATAACAAGAattgttgtagtccaaaacacctggagggcccaagtttcccatACCTGGTATAAATCAATACTAACCAGTTTCCCTTAGGTGCTATAGCGCCAATATGGGAAAAGTGTGCAGAATGTAGGCAGAAACctacatttttttcttaattaCTATGTTGAGATATAGGGAATAAAATTTAGATGTATTCAGCTACCCCTGTAtctgaatatatatgttttagATTCCACTGTAATTGTGAAAAAGTATTGCTTCCAGTGTGTTCATGCTAAATTTATTTATACTAATGTTTCTTTATTTATACTAAGTTTATTTATACTAATGTTATACTAAGCCATGATCTGTATttgagaagaaaataataaaaaaaactattaGAAATGACAAGCTTTTTAAACAGTAATTACATGTTAGCAGTAACCTGTACTTGAATACCTTTGACAGtttttcatttttctctctctttcagttgAATGGGTCGTAGCAGTCTCATTTGCGGCAGGAGCGGCAGCAGTTGGATATCTCGCTTACAAAAAATTCTTTAGCAAGGACAAATGCTGTAGTGGGATGGTAAACGTCCATATTCAGAAAGATAACCCGAAAGTAGTTCATGCGTTTGATATGGAAGATTTGGGGGACAAAGCTGTGTATTGCCGGTGTTGGAGGTCTaagaaggtaaaagaagaaaatgtCCAATTTGCGTAACTTCTTgctctaaagcaatggttctcaacctgtgggttcccaggtgttttggcctacaactcccagaaatccctgctagtttaccaactgttaggatttctgggaattgagagccaaataacaacaacaacaacaacaggaaaaactcagctgttatcaggacctcaaaaccgAACTGCAAATTCTCTGGCATagaccagtacaggtggtcccagtgatcattggcacactgggtgccatgtcaaaagatctcagctggcatttggaaacaataaatattgacaaaatcatgatctgtcaactgcaaaaggccaccttattggatCTGCACAtataattcgaaaatacatcacacagtcctagactcttgggaagtgttcgacttgtgattttgtgatatgaaatccagcatatagctctcatttgctgtgacatattgtgtttttgtgtcagaataataataataataataataacaacaactttatttttataccccgctaaccaTCTCCCAAGGAGAATCAGGGtgacttacaagggacaagcccaaattacaaataaaacgcaaccaattaaaaaaaaaatcagataaaatataaaaacaatcacaattgtaaacaacatcaaaacaatatggctgtgAAAAATAACATAGCTAAGGTTCAGGCTCCatgagtgcaatacatcctgAAGGGAGTGCAAAgaaagtgcaacaatcaagtAGACAGTGTCATCAAAAGTGTTGAGGTGGATGATAAGAccaacaagttgagaaccactgttctaaagcaaTCTTGCAGAAGATCTCAATGATTTGTGTAGAAAGTAGTGCTGAAAGAATCCCTCTTGGTTGGTCCCAGCAATGATTTTCAGAGCAACTTTTCCTGTATGAGAAGCTGTGCTCGTCTATTAAGACCGCTCAACTTAAAAACGATTGTCACATTTAGTATgtgttcctcttttctctctctcgtcAACCTTTCGAACTTTGAACTTGTGGccaaaaatatgaataaaaagattggtttgttgtaggttttttcgggctacatggccatgttctagaggcattctctcctgacgtttcgcttgcatctatggcaagtatcctcagaggtagtgaggcaaaacgtcaggagagaatgcctatagaacaggggtcctcaaactaaggcccgggggccaaatacagTTATTGCTTCCTTCTAGTTTTAATTTATGGGTACTTCTTAATATTTCCAATCCCTATAGTACTTGAATTTATGGCTTCCTTAAGTGATGATGGCCTTGATTGAAAGTGTTTCTTTCTTGGGTTTTGATGTTTATGagggattataattttttaattgttttgctaAAGAAAACGTGCATTTAAGGctactttgtatgtttttcctCCCCTACAGTTCCCACTGTGCGATGGTTCCCACACAAAGCATAATGATGAAACAGGAGACAATGTGGGACCTCTCATCATCAAGAAGAAAGATTCTTAAAGAGCAAATGATTTGGGTACCATGAAAATGACCTTCTCGCAGTGCTCTCTGCTTCCTTGTAACTCTGTAAAAGTTGCAGGTCTTAAGTCATTTCACTGGAGACTTTTTAGATATGGTATACAGTATACTGCAGCACATGTAATTCATGTTGTTTGCCTTGCTTAACACTACAATGTTAGACATCAATCTTTCTGAATTAACTGATTTTGTCTCTCTGAAGTGTACATTCTTATTAAGTGTTTAAAAGGGCAGCGGCCCTTTAGAATGTACTCTGAAAGTGTGTATTTGAATGatacattaaattattttcaaataCAGCGTTCTTATAAATTACTTCACTATTCATAACCTCACTTACCATGAAAATACAGttgtggagtttgttttcaaAAGGTCCCGAATTCCACCAAAATGAAAAAATGAGTCATAGGTGGCAGCAGCATGTTGTTTGTTAGGAGTGGAATATTATGCAGAAACTAAAATTCCCAAAATGTACTAAACCACACTTATACAGAGCAAGAAGTACCGCATCAAGTCAGTGTTTGATACCAAAAAGGTTCCAAATCCTGTTTGAATTTCACTGGTGGAATTTCACGACCATATGATTATTTCACAAGGGGTTCTAGTATCCCATTGGTGGAGTGATGTCACTTCCTTGTATGTTTACGTAGTGGCTGCTGTGATATAGAAATGTGCAGCTTTGATACTACTTTCGATGTTTAGTATGAGTTTTTCCAATGGATAATAATATATCAGACGAGTCTATGGAACAAGCTGTTCCTACAAATAAGTCTCGGAAGAGAAATTGGTCGGTGCAAACATGGAAACGAAAtaaacaaaaggaagaaaggtaCAATCAGCATGCTTCAAAGAAAGCAAAGATAGACTGTCATCATGATACGGCCTTTTGTGTGGCTTTAAAGCTGACTGATGAACATATCAGCAATGTAAACATGCAATACTGGAAAAACAAAGATGCAGTTAGTCAACGAAATTTCATTCTATCTCTAATTGATGTCAAAACACCAGAAAGACAGAGGCCAAATCAAGGTAATAAAGAGGGATCGTGTaagaataaaacaataatttaccATATTCCAACTACAGAGGGAAATGTGCCGGTGTGTAGAAAGACATTTTTGTCCATTTTGAATGTTGGCAGAAGAAAAGTAGAAAACGCAGCCGAAGAAAAAAGACATTATGGGAGTGCAGTTCCAGAAACTCGTGGTGGAATGAGGTTACGTACCAATTTACAAGGACTTTGTGAGGAAATACAAGCACATATTCAAAGTTTTCAGTGTAGAGAACAGCACTGGGGATGTAAAACCCCCCTGAAGAAATACTTGCCTTCAACTTTGAACGTTAGTCAGATGTGGAGTATGTTTTGTAAACAGAAAGCGGTAGCTGCCAGTGGAAGCTCTCCTTACTGCACTTATGCACTCTACTACAAGGTTTTTGTCACAAAATTTAATCTAggctttgggtctgtaaaacaaGATGCTTGCTATCACTGCCATGCCTTCTCTGTGTGTCTGAAAGGCGTCACAGAAGATAAGCGGGAAAAAAGTATTGTGGTAGAAAAACTTCTTCATAAACACAGAGTGAAAGCTTTCTTTCGACATATGAATGAATTTCCACCAGATTCCGTGACGATTAACTTTGATCTAATGCAAATTCAGCCCCTTCCCAAAACTCAGATAAGCCAAACCTACTATTCTAAGCAACTATGGTACTACACTTTGGGTATCATAATTCACAGAGAGGACAAAAGTATTTCTCCCGAAACCACTCATTTTTATAGGTGGCTTGAGAGCGAAGGGGGTAGAGGTCCTTCGGAAATTAGTTCTTGTTTATGGCATTTCTTCACTACCTATCTGAAGCCGTACTGTGATACTAAGAAAATCAAGTCCATCAGAGTGTTTTGTGATAGTTGTGCTTCTCAGAATAAGAGCTACTGCTTGTTGTTCATGTTTTGTGTGATTGCATCTCAGTATAGTTTTACAATTGAGTGGTTTTTTTCTGTCTGTGGCCATTCCTATATGCCTGCAGACAGGTCATTTGGCGTTGTTGAGAAAAGACTTAGAAAAATTAAAACTATCCTTTTGCCTGAAAAGTATGATGCAGTATTTAAGAGCGTTGGGACAATTCACATTCTAGGATCAGATTTTAAATGGGTGAACTGGCAAGAAGTAGCACAATATTCGGCACCAGACACAAAAAGATTCAACATTAGTGAGGCTAAAAGACTGACAATTCAGGCAAAGACGGGTTTGGTCGGGCTTCATGCGGCTTATAGTGTGAAACCTGTCTGTCAACACAACATGATAAGGCAAGGATTGAGGTATGATCTTGTTGTTGGAAACTTAAAGGAAGTTCAGTGCAAGAGTCACGTTCAGGAGGCAAAAAAGAAAGATGTGACGGCACTGCTAGTAGCCATGGGATACAAAGATGTAAACCAGTTGCCATTTTACAAAAACATTGTAGAGGGTAATACAGATGTACAAGAAAGTGATGATGAAAATACCTCATTTTTTATGATGACTGAATAATATAATTGTGTTCATTGTGCAGAGAAAAAGAATATGTGTTAACGGAAAAGTGACCtgtcttttaaattgtgttatcgaaggctttcgtggctggactcactgggttgctgtttgttttcctggatgtatggccatattccagaagcattctctcctgacgtttcgcccacatttatggcaggcatccatagagcttgtgaggtctgttagaaacttaCTTTACCTTCTTTCTTAGGCGATCCcacgttggccgagtaggatagtcttccaggatcagtgttctggtgggtccgtaggtgactgtggagccctattttttatctacatcttctcccgcagtgagggcattggtttccaggtggaaggtggtctcggtcggggttggcttggcgcctttctcttggcaggtttctctcttttgccttccattggcgcctcttcaaattctacagcactgctggtcacagctgacctccagctggagcactcaagggccagggcttcccagttctcagtgtctatgccagagtttttaaggttggctttgagcccatctttaaatctcttttcctatccaccaacattccgttttccgttcttgag encodes:
- the CISD1 gene encoding CDGSH iron-sulfur domain-containing protein 1 — protein: MGLAANGSVRVEWVVAVSFAAGAAAVGYLAYKKFFSKDKCCSGMVNVHIQKDNPKVVHAFDMEDLGDKAVYCRCWRSKKFPLCDGSHTKHNDETGDNVGPLIIKKKDS